One genomic window of Citrobacter sp. Marseille-Q6884 includes the following:
- a CDS encoding amino acid ABC transporter ATP-binding protein: protein MSQLIMPSNDAMITLENVNKWYGQFHVLKNINLKVKQGERIVLCGPSGSGKSTTIRCINHLEEHQQGRIVVDGIELNEDIRNIERVRQEVGMVFQHFNLFPHLTVLQNCTLAPIWVQKMPKKEADVLAMHYLERVRIAEHAHKYPGQISGGQQQRVAIARSLCMKPKIMLFDEPTSALDPEMVKEVLDTMIGLAQSGMTMLCVTHEMGFARTVADRVIFMDLGEIVEQAPPNEFFANPKSERTRAFLSQVIH, encoded by the coding sequence ATGAGTCAATTAATAATGCCGTCTAACGACGCGATGATTACGCTGGAAAACGTCAACAAATGGTATGGACAGTTTCACGTACTGAAAAACATCAACCTGAAGGTAAAACAGGGGGAAAGAATCGTATTATGTGGACCTTCTGGCTCGGGTAAATCGACAACAATCCGTTGTATTAACCATCTGGAAGAGCATCAGCAAGGCCGCATTGTCGTGGATGGAATTGAGCTTAATGAAGATATCCGCAATATTGAACGCGTCAGGCAAGAGGTGGGGATGGTCTTTCAACATTTTAATCTCTTTCCTCACTTAACGGTCCTGCAAAACTGCACACTGGCACCTATCTGGGTGCAAAAGATGCCAAAGAAAGAGGCTGACGTGCTGGCAATGCACTATCTGGAGCGCGTACGTATTGCTGAGCATGCCCATAAATACCCAGGGCAAATTTCCGGTGGGCAGCAGCAACGTGTGGCTATTGCACGTTCGCTGTGCATGAAACCAAAAATCATGTTATTTGATGAGCCTACGTCAGCCCTGGATCCTGAAATGGTGAAAGAAGTGCTGGATACCATGATCGGCCTGGCGCAATCGGGAATGACCATGCTTTGCGTCACTCATGAAATGGGGTTTGCCCGAACGGTGGCGGACAGGGTGATCTTTATGGATCTTGGTGAGATTGTTGAACAGGCACCACCGAACGAGTTTTTTGCCAATCCAAAATCTGAACGTACTCGTGCGTTTTTGTCTCAGGTTATTCATTAA
- a CDS encoding gamma carbonic anhydrase family protein, which yields MSDVLRPYKDLFPQIGKRVMIDTSSVVIGDVHLADDVGIWPLVAIRGDVNYVEIGARTNIQDGSVLHVTHKSSSNPQGNPLIVGEDVTVGHKVMLHGCVIGNRVLVGMGSILLDGVVVEDDVMIGAGSLVPQNKRLESGYLYLGSPVKQIRPLSDEEKAGLQYSANNYVKWKDEYLSQGNQTQP from the coding sequence ATGTCTGATGTACTACGTCCTTATAAGGATCTTTTCCCGCAGATCGGAAAACGCGTGATGATCGACACCAGTAGTGTCGTCATTGGTGATGTTCACCTGGCTGATGATGTTGGGATCTGGCCACTGGTTGCGATCCGGGGTGACGTGAACTACGTGGAGATTGGCGCCCGCACTAACATTCAGGACGGTAGTGTGCTTCATGTGACACATAAATCCTCTTCTAATCCACAGGGTAATCCACTCATCGTAGGCGAGGATGTCACAGTCGGTCACAAAGTCATGCTGCACGGCTGCGTCATCGGCAACCGTGTTTTGGTCGGTATGGGCTCAATTCTGCTGGACGGCGTAGTTGTAGAAGATGACGTTATGATTGGTGCGGGAAGTCTGGTGCCGCAAAACAAACGTCTGGAAAGCGGATATCTGTATCTGGGAAGCCCAGTGAAGCAGATACGTCCACTGAGCGATGAAGAGAAAGCTGGCCTGCAATACTCCGCTAACAACTATGTTAAGTGGAAAGATGAGTATTTAAGTCAGGGTAACCAAACCCAACCATGA
- a CDS encoding DUF1488 domain-containing protein yields the protein MNQAIQFPDREEWKTDINAVVFPAMVHGMQLMCAIKGEVLAYRFGGDTPEQWLDIFRMHRWDLEEEAEALIQAQQEDDHGWVWLP from the coding sequence GTGAATCAGGCGATCCAGTTTCCCGACAGAGAAGAGTGGAAAACCGATATCAATGCAGTCGTCTTTCCGGCTATGGTTCATGGTATGCAGTTAATGTGTGCCATCAAGGGGGAGGTGTTGGCGTATCGCTTTGGTGGAGACACGCCAGAACAGTGGCTGGACATCTTTCGAATGCATCGCTGGGATCTGGAAGAAGAGGCAGAAGCATTGATCCAGGCCCAGCAAGAAGACGATCATGGTTGGGTTTGGTTACCCTGA
- the aroE gene encoding shikimate dehydrogenase yields the protein MKENYAVFGNPIAHSKSPFIHQQFAQLLNIDHSYGRVLAPVDNFVNTLNTFFAEGGKGANITVPFKEEAFARADELTERASLAGAVNTLKRLEDGRLLGDNTDGIGLLSDLERLSFIHPGSRILLIGAGGASRGVLLPLLSMDCAVTIVNRTASRAEELAQVFSHTGSVQAVVMDELEHYEFDLIINATSSGISGDVPAIPASVIHASVSCYDMFYQKGMTPFLSWCVQQGARRYADGLGMLVGQAAHAVLLWHGVLPEVEPVIKKLQQELSA from the coding sequence ATGAAAGAAAACTATGCTGTTTTTGGTAATCCGATAGCGCACAGCAAGTCGCCTTTTATCCATCAGCAATTTGCTCAGCTGCTGAATATTGATCATTCCTATGGGCGTGTACTGGCACCTGTCGATAATTTTGTTAATACGCTGAATACCTTCTTTGCTGAAGGGGGAAAAGGGGCAAACATTACCGTTCCCTTCAAAGAAGAGGCGTTTGCACGAGCAGATGAATTGACCGAGCGGGCGTCACTTGCTGGTGCGGTTAATACGCTTAAACGTCTTGAGGATGGTCGTTTACTGGGAGATAACACCGATGGTATAGGCTTGTTAAGCGATCTTGAGCGTTTATCGTTTATTCATCCCGGGTCGCGCATTCTGCTTATTGGCGCTGGTGGCGCATCCCGTGGAGTGTTGTTGCCGCTTCTGTCTATGGATTGCGCGGTTACCATCGTGAACCGTACTGCTTCTCGCGCTGAAGAATTGGCGCAAGTTTTCTCCCATACAGGCAGTGTCCAGGCTGTGGTGATGGATGAACTTGAGCACTACGAATTCGATCTGATCATTAATGCGACGTCCAGTGGCATTAGCGGTGATGTACCGGCCATTCCTGCATCGGTGATCCATGCTTCAGTCTCCTGCTATGACATGTTTTATCAAAAGGGCATGACGCCTTTTCTTTCCTGGTGTGTGCAGCAGGGAGCAAGACGATATGCCGATGGTTTGGGAATGCTGGTGGGGCAGGCCGCACATGCTGTTTTACTCTGGCATGGTGTATTGCCAGAGGTTGAACCCGTTATTAAAAAGCTGCAACAGGAGTTGTCTGCGTGA
- the tsaC gene encoding L-threonylcarbamoyladenylate synthase type 1 TsaC: protein MNNNLPTDTIIADAIEVLKQENVIAYPTEAVFGVGCDPDSETAVTRLLELKQRPIEKGLILIAASFEQLKPYIDDSMLTDAQRKAVFSRWPGPVTFVFPAQSSTPRWLTGHFDSLAVRVTDHPLVVALCQAYGKPLVSTSANLSGLPPCRTVEEVRAQFGADFPVVEGDTGGRLNPSEIRDALTGEQFRQG, encoded by the coding sequence GTGAATAATAACCTGCCCACAGACACCATCATCGCTGATGCGATAGAGGTTCTGAAACAAGAAAATGTCATCGCCTATCCAACAGAAGCTGTTTTCGGTGTTGGTTGTGATCCCGATAGTGAAACGGCCGTGACCCGTTTGTTGGAACTGAAACAACGACCAATCGAAAAAGGCTTAATTCTGATTGCGGCGAGTTTTGAACAGCTTAAGCCGTACATCGATGACAGCATGCTGACGGATGCCCAGCGAAAAGCCGTCTTCTCCCGTTGGCCTGGCCCGGTTACTTTTGTTTTTCCCGCACAGTCTTCCACACCTCGTTGGCTAACGGGACATTTTGATTCCCTGGCCGTACGTGTTACCGATCATCCTCTGGTGGTCGCATTGTGCCAGGCTTATGGCAAACCGCTCGTCTCTACCAGTGCGAATTTGAGTGGTTTACCCCCTTGCAGAACGGTAGAGGAAGTACGAGCACAATTCGGCGCAGATTTTCCTGTTGTTGAAGGCGATACCGGAGGACGCTTAAATCCCTCGGAAATCCGTGATGCTTTGACGGGTGAACAGTTTAGACAGGGGTAA
- a CDS encoding type I DNA topoisomerase, whose translation MAKSALFTVRKNEPCPQCGAELVIRSGKHGPFLGCSHYPECDYVRPLKSSADGHIVKVLEGKFCPACGAELVLRQGRFGMFIGCSDYPACDHTELIDKPDETAIVCPQCQTGHLVQRRSRYGKTFYSCDRYPECQFVINFKPLAGECPECHYPLLIEKKTAQGVKHFCASKQCGKPISAE comes from the coding sequence ATGGCTAAATCAGCACTGTTTACGGTGCGTAAAAATGAGCCCTGCCCGCAATGTGGGGCTGAACTGGTTATTCGCTCCGGGAAACATGGTCCGTTTCTCGGTTGTTCACACTATCCGGAATGTGACTATGTCCGTCCGCTAAAATCTTCTGCGGATGGACATATTGTCAAAGTTCTGGAGGGTAAGTTTTGCCCCGCATGCGGCGCTGAGTTGGTGCTGAGGCAGGGACGATTCGGCATGTTCATTGGCTGCAGCGACTATCCTGCATGCGATCATACTGAACTCATCGATAAGCCTGATGAAACAGCCATTGTGTGTCCTCAATGCCAGACGGGACATCTGGTGCAGCGGCGTTCACGTTATGGCAAAACCTTTTACTCCTGCGATCGCTATCCGGAGTGTCAGTTTGTCATTAACTTCAAACCATTAGCCGGAGAATGTCCTGAGTGCCATTATCCGCTCCTCATCGAAAAGAAAACCGCGCAGGGTGTGAAACACTTTTGTGCCAGTAAACAATGTGGAAAGCCGATTTCGGCGGAATAA
- the smg gene encoding DUF494 family protein Smg, with protein MFDVLMYLFETYIHNEAELRVDQDKLERDLTDAGFDREDIYNALLWLEKLADYQDGLAEPMQLASDPLSIRIYTAEECERLDASCRGFLLFLEQIQVLNLETREMVIERVLALDTAEFDLEDLKWVILMVLFNIPGCENAYQQMEELLFEVNEGMLH; from the coding sequence ATGTTCGACGTACTAATGTATTTGTTTGAGACATACATCCATAACGAAGCCGAGCTGCGTGTGGATCAGGACAAACTGGAGCGGGATCTTACCGACGCTGGTTTTGATCGTGAAGACATCTACAACGCGTTACTGTGGCTGGAAAAGCTTGCTGATTACCAGGATGGCCTTGCTGAACCCATGCAGCTTGCCTCTGACCCTCTTTCTATACGTATTTATACTGCAGAAGAGTGCGAGCGACTGGATGCAAGCTGTCGGGGATTCCTGTTATTCCTGGAGCAGATTCAGGTGCTAAACCTCGAAACGCGAGAAATGGTCATTGAACGCGTTCTCGCGCTGGATACGGCGGAGTTCGATCTGGAAGACCTGAAGTGGGTGATCCTGATGGTTTTATTCAACATTCCAGGTTGTGAAAATGCGTATCAGCAAATGGAAGAATTACTCTTTGAGGTGAATGAAGGTATGCTTCATTAA
- the dprA gene encoding DNA-protecting protein DprA, which yields MTHTEIWLRLARVSELYGDEMVRVAHWLIAQPCINKAILQCAGLSSRQAARFLTFSEQALEKTLRWLELPNHHLMVADSKNYPLQLRAIEDYPGVLFVVGHPECLHSFQIAVVGSRDHSWYGERWGRLFCEKLAAYGVTITSGLARGIDGVAHNAAINMQGKSIAVLGNGLDTIHPRRHIRLAERLVEGGGALVSEFPLEMPPLSRNFPRRNRIISGLSKGVLVVEAVQRSGSLVTARCALEQGREVFALPGPIGSPGSEGPHWLIKQGATLVTAPEDILENLQYGLHWLPDEPENSIYSPDHEEVALPFPELLANVGDEVTPVDVVAERAGQPVPEVVSQLLELELAGWIAAVPGGYVRLRRASHVRRTNVFV from the coding sequence ATGACCCACACTGAGATTTGGTTACGTTTAGCACGAGTGAGTGAACTGTACGGAGATGAGATGGTGCGTGTTGCGCACTGGCTTATTGCTCAACCGTGTATTAACAAAGCGATACTTCAATGCGCTGGGCTCTCCTCCCGACAAGCAGCGCGTTTTTTGACCTTTTCCGAACAGGCACTGGAAAAAACGCTGCGCTGGCTGGAGTTGCCGAATCACCATTTAATGGTTGCCGACAGTAAAAATTACCCGCTACAGCTTCGCGCCATTGAAGACTATCCCGGTGTGCTCTTTGTTGTGGGGCATCCCGAATGTCTTCATTCGTTTCAGATCGCGGTTGTAGGCAGCCGGGATCACTCCTGGTATGGCGAACGTTGGGGACGGTTATTTTGTGAAAAGCTTGCAGCATATGGCGTGACGATCACCAGTGGATTGGCTCGGGGAATTGATGGTGTGGCACATAATGCTGCGATTAATATGCAAGGGAAAAGTATTGCGGTGTTGGGGAACGGGTTGGATACCATTCACCCACGGCGACATATCCGTCTTGCTGAACGTCTGGTTGAGGGAGGTGGAGCGTTAGTATCTGAGTTCCCTTTGGAAATGCCCCCTTTATCGCGCAATTTTCCCCGACGCAACCGTATTATTAGCGGTCTGAGTAAAGGTGTGCTGGTGGTTGAAGCCGTACAGCGCAGTGGTTCATTGGTCACTGCGCGCTGTGCCCTGGAACAGGGGCGTGAAGTGTTTGCTTTACCTGGGCCGATAGGGAGTCCCGGGAGTGAAGGGCCACACTGGCTTATTAAGCAGGGCGCTACGCTTGTGACAGCACCAGAGGATATTCTGGAAAATTTGCAATACGGTTTACATTGGTTGCCAGATGAACCTGAAAATTCAATTTATTCTCCAGATCACGAAGAGGTGGCATTGCCATTTCCAGAGCTCCTGGCTAACGTAGGAGATGAGGTAACACCTGTTGACGTCGTCGCTGAACGTGCCGGCCAACCTGTGCCAGAGGTAGTCAGTCAGCTACTCGAACTGGAGTTAGCAGGATGGATCGCAGCTGTACCCGGCGGCTATGTCCGATTGAGGAGGGCAAGCCATGTTCGACGTACTAATGTATTTGTTTGA
- the def gene encoding peptide deformylase, producing MSVLQVLHIPDERLRKVAKPVEEVNAEIQRIVDDMFETMYAEEGIGLAATQVDIHQRIIVIDVSENRDERLVLINPELLEKDGETGIEEGCLSIPEQRALVPRAEKVKIRALDRDGNPFELEADGLLAICIQHEMDHLVGKLFIDYLSPLKQQRIRQKVEKLDRLNARA from the coding sequence ATGTCAGTTTTGCAAGTGTTACATATCCCGGACGAGCGCCTTCGCAAAGTCGCAAAACCGGTTGAAGAAGTGAATGCAGAAATTCAACGTATCGTCGATGATATGTTCGAAACGATGTACGCCGAAGAAGGTATTGGTCTGGCGGCAACACAGGTCGATATTCATCAGCGTATCATTGTTATTGATGTTTCTGAGAACCGCGACGAGCGTCTGGTGTTGATTAACCCAGAACTGCTGGAGAAAGACGGTGAGACAGGCATTGAAGAAGGTTGCCTGTCCATACCGGAACAGCGAGCATTAGTGCCGCGTGCTGAGAAAGTCAAAATTCGTGCGCTCGATCGCGACGGTAACCCATTTGAACTGGAAGCAGACGGTCTGTTAGCTATCTGTATTCAACATGAAATGGATCATTTGGTCGGAAAGTTGTTTATCGATTATCTGTCTCCGTTGAAACAGCAGCGTATTCGTCAGAAAGTTGAAAAGCTCGACCGCCTGAACGCCCGAGCTTAA
- the fmt gene encoding methionyl-tRNA formyltransferase: MSDSLRIIFAGTPDFAARHLDALLSSGHNVVGVFTQPDRPAGRGKKLMPSPVKVLAEEKGIPVFQPVSLRPQENQQLVADLHADVMVVVAYGLILPKAVLDMPRLGCINVHGSLLPRWRGAAPIQRSLWAGDAETGVTIMQMDIGLDTGDMLHKLSCPITADDTSASLYNKLAELGPQGLLHTLQLLASGTAKPEVQDESQVCYAEKLSKEEARVDWTLSAAQLERCIRAFNPWPMSYIVIDEQPVKIWQATVIDKPAGAEPGTILEATRQGIQVATGDGILNLTSLQPAGKKAMSAQDLLNSRREWFVPGNRLL, from the coding sequence GTGTCAGACTCACTACGTATTATTTTTGCGGGTACACCTGACTTTGCAGCGCGTCATCTTGACGCGCTGTTGTCTTCTGGACATAACGTCGTTGGCGTGTTTACCCAACCGGATCGCCCTGCGGGACGCGGTAAAAAGCTGATGCCCAGCCCGGTAAAAGTACTGGCGGAAGAAAAAGGGATACCGGTTTTTCAACCTGTCTCGCTTCGCCCCCAGGAAAATCAGCAGCTGGTTGCTGACTTACACGCAGATGTGATGGTCGTGGTGGCATATGGCCTGATTCTGCCAAAAGCGGTGCTGGATATGCCGCGACTGGGTTGCATCAATGTCCACGGTTCTTTGCTTCCGCGCTGGCGCGGTGCGGCACCGATCCAACGTTCACTCTGGGCGGGTGATGCCGAAACTGGCGTAACCATCATGCAGATGGATATTGGCCTGGATACAGGCGATATGCTGCATAAACTTTCCTGCCCGATCACCGCTGACGATACCAGCGCCAGCCTCTATAACAAGCTGGCCGAGCTCGGCCCCCAGGGACTGCTTCATACGTTACAACTGCTGGCAAGCGGGACCGCAAAACCTGAAGTCCAGGATGAGTCGCAGGTATGTTATGCCGAGAAACTCAGCAAAGAAGAAGCTCGCGTGGACTGGACGCTTAGCGCCGCACAACTGGAACGCTGCATTCGAGCCTTTAATCCATGGCCAATGAGTTACATTGTTATCGACGAGCAGCCGGTCAAAATCTGGCAAGCGACCGTCATTGATAAACCTGCAGGTGCCGAACCGGGGACTATTCTGGAGGCGACCCGTCAGGGTATTCAGGTTGCAACAGGTGATGGCATTTTGAATCTCACCTCTTTGCAGCCTGCCGGCAAAAAGGCCATGAGCGCGCAGGATTTACTTAATTCGCGCCGGGAGTGGTTCGTGCCCGGTAACCGGCTTCTCTAA
- the rsmB gene encoding 16S rRNA (cytosine(967)-C(5))-methyltransferase RsmB, whose product MKKHLNLRSMVAQAVEQVVEKGQSLSNVLPAMQQKVADKDKALLQELCFGVLRTLSQLEWIIKQLMERPMTGKQRTVHYLIMVGIYQLLHTRIPPHAALAETVEGAVVIKRPQLKGLINGVLRQFQRRQDELLPEFAQSELRFLHPSWLVKRIKSAYPQQWEAILEANNQRPPMWLRVNRNHHSRDAWLNLLAEAGLTGFPHPDYPDAVRLETPAPVMALPGFEQGWVTVQDASAQGCVSYLQPQNGEQILDLCAAPGGKTTHILEVAPEANVMAVDVDEKRLSRVYDNLKRLGMKATVKQGDGRYPEQWCGEQQFDRILLDAPCSATGVIRRHPDIKWLRRDRDIAELAQLQAEILNATWTHLKPGGTLVYATCSILPEENQLQIAAFLERTPNAVLSETGTPEQPGRQNLPNAEEGDGFFYAKIIKK is encoded by the coding sequence ATGAAAAAACATCTTAATTTACGCAGTATGGTGGCTCAGGCCGTCGAACAGGTTGTTGAAAAAGGTCAATCTTTAAGCAACGTGCTGCCTGCCATGCAGCAGAAAGTCGCTGATAAAGATAAAGCATTATTGCAGGAGCTATGCTTCGGCGTATTACGCACGCTTTCCCAGCTGGAGTGGATTATAAAACAGCTGATGGAACGCCCGATGACGGGCAAACAGCGCACTGTCCACTATCTCATCATGGTTGGTATATACCAGCTATTACACACCCGTATTCCTCCTCACGCTGCGCTTGCCGAGACCGTTGAAGGTGCGGTAGTTATCAAACGTCCTCAGTTGAAAGGCTTGATTAACGGCGTGCTACGCCAGTTCCAGCGCCGCCAGGATGAACTGCTCCCCGAGTTCGCACAAAGTGAACTGCGTTTCTTACACCCATCCTGGTTAGTAAAGCGTATTAAGAGCGCCTATCCACAGCAGTGGGAAGCGATTCTTGAGGCAAATAATCAGCGCCCGCCAATGTGGCTGCGCGTGAACCGAAACCACCATAGCCGTGATGCCTGGCTGAACCTGCTGGCTGAAGCTGGCTTAACCGGTTTCCCACACCCGGATTACCCGGATGCTGTACGTCTGGAAACCCCTGCACCAGTGATGGCTTTACCTGGCTTCGAGCAGGGCTGGGTAACTGTCCAGGACGCTTCAGCCCAGGGTTGTGTCAGCTACCTGCAGCCGCAAAATGGTGAACAAATCCTTGATTTATGCGCCGCGCCAGGGGGAAAGACAACACATATTCTGGAAGTCGCTCCTGAGGCTAACGTAATGGCGGTTGATGTAGATGAAAAACGTTTATCTCGCGTCTACGATAATCTAAAACGCCTCGGCATGAAGGCAACCGTTAAGCAAGGCGATGGCCGCTATCCTGAACAGTGGTGTGGCGAGCAGCAGTTTGATCGTATTTTGCTGGATGCACCGTGCTCGGCCACAGGGGTCATTCGTCGTCATCCCGATATCAAATGGCTCCGCCGCGACCGGGATATTGCTGAACTCGCACAGTTGCAGGCAGAGATCCTCAATGCGACCTGGACACATCTGAAACCAGGCGGCACGCTGGTTTATGCTACCTGTTCAATTTTGCCAGAAGAGAACCAGTTGCAGATTGCCGCCTTCCTGGAGCGTACGCCGAACGCGGTATTAAGCGAAACCGGTACACCGGAACAACCAGGACGTCAGAATTTACCGAATGCAGAAGAAGGCGATGGCTTCTTTTACGCTAAGATAATCAAAAAGTGA
- the trkA gene encoding Trk system potassium transporter TrkA has translation MKIIILGAGQVGGTLAENLVGENNDITVVDTNGERLRSLQDKFDLRVVQGHGSHPRVLREAGADDADMLVAVTSSDETNMVACQVAYSLFNTPNRIARIRSPDYVRDADKLFHSDAVPIDHLIAPEQLVIDNIYRLIEYPGALQVVNFAEGKVSLAVVKAYYGGPLIGNALSTMREHMPHIDTRVAAIFRHDRPIRPQGSTIVEAGDEVFFIAASQHIRAVMSELQRLEKPYKRIMLVGGGNIGAGLARRLEKDYSVKLIERDQQRASELAEKLQNTIVFFGDASDQELLAEEHIDQVDLFIAVTNDDEANIMSAMLAKRMGAKKVMVLIQRRAYVDLVQGSVIDIAISPQQATISALLSHVRKADIVGVSSLRRGVAEAIEAVAHGDETTSRVVGRSIDEIKLPPGTIIGAVVRGNDVMIANDNLRIEQGDHVIMFLTDKKFITDVERLFQPSPFFL, from the coding sequence ATGAAAATTATCATTCTGGGCGCAGGGCAAGTTGGCGGTACGCTGGCTGAGAACCTGGTCGGAGAGAACAACGATATCACGGTAGTCGATACCAACGGCGAGCGTTTACGTAGTCTGCAGGACAAGTTTGACCTTCGCGTTGTGCAAGGCCATGGCTCCCATCCTCGCGTACTGCGTGAAGCAGGTGCTGATGATGCCGATATGCTGGTTGCGGTTACCAGTTCGGATGAAACCAATATGGTTGCCTGCCAGGTCGCTTATTCCCTGTTTAATACGCCAAATCGCATTGCACGAATTCGTTCACCGGATTATGTGCGTGACGCCGATAAGCTCTTTCACTCCGATGCCGTACCCATTGATCACCTTATTGCACCGGAGCAACTGGTCATCGATAACATTTATCGCCTGATTGAGTATCCGGGTGCGCTGCAGGTCGTCAATTTCGCCGAAGGTAAAGTCAGCCTTGCAGTGGTTAAAGCCTACTATGGCGGCCCATTAATCGGTAATGCGCTATCAACCATGCGTGAGCATATGCCACATATTGATACGCGAGTTGCTGCAATTTTCCGCCACGACAGACCAATCCGCCCACAAGGATCCACGATTGTTGAAGCCGGTGATGAAGTCTTTTTTATCGCGGCATCACAACATATCCGGGCCGTAATGAGTGAATTGCAGCGTCTGGAAAAACCCTACAAACGCATCATGTTAGTAGGTGGCGGTAATATTGGCGCAGGGCTGGCACGCCGGCTGGAAAAAGATTATAGCGTCAAGTTGATCGAGCGCGATCAACAGCGTGCCTCCGAGCTCGCGGAAAAACTGCAAAATACGATCGTCTTTTTTGGCGACGCGTCAGATCAAGAATTGCTGGCGGAAGAACATATTGATCAGGTTGATCTGTTTATCGCGGTAACCAATGACGATGAAGCTAACATCATGTCGGCAATGCTTGCAAAACGCATGGGCGCCAAGAAAGTCATGGTGTTGATTCAACGTAGAGCGTACGTTGATCTGGTGCAGGGCAGCGTTATTGATATTGCCATTTCACCGCAACAAGCCACCATATCTGCATTACTGAGCCATGTACGAAAAGCGGATATTGTCGGCGTGTCTTCACTACGTCGCGGTGTAGCTGAAGCCATCGAAGCCGTCGCACACGGAGATGAAACAACATCCCGGGTTGTCGGTCGTTCAATTGACGAAATTAAGCTTCCACCGGGAACCATTATTGGTGCCGTCGTCAGGGGTAATGATGTGATGATTGCCAACGATAATCTGCGTATTGAACAAGGCGATCACGTTATTATGTTCCTGACAGATAAAAAGTTCATTACCGACGTCGAGCGATTATTCCAGCCAAGTCCCTTCTTCCTGTAA
- the mscL gene encoding large-conductance mechanosensitive channel protein MscL, whose product MSIIKEFREFAMRGNVVDLAVGVIIGAAFGKIVSSLVADIIMPPLGLLIGGIDFKQFALTLRDAQGDIPAVVMHYGVFIQNVFDFIIVAFAIFMAIKLINKLNRKKAEEPAAPPAPSKEEVLLSEIRDLLKEQNNRS is encoded by the coding sequence ATGAGCATTATTAAAGAGTTTCGCGAATTCGCGATGCGCGGGAATGTAGTAGATTTGGCTGTGGGTGTCATTATTGGTGCGGCATTCGGTAAAATTGTATCGTCACTGGTTGCCGATATCATCATGCCGCCACTGGGGTTATTAATTGGTGGGATCGACTTTAAACAGTTTGCTCTAACGCTACGCGATGCGCAGGGAGATATCCCGGCAGTCGTCATGCATTACGGTGTATTTATTCAAAATGTCTTTGATTTCATTATCGTTGCGTTTGCTATATTTATGGCAATCAAACTGATCAACAAACTGAATCGTAAAAAAGCTGAAGAGCCGGCTGCACCGCCTGCGCCTTCTAAAGAAGAAGTATTGCTGAGTGAAATTCGTGACCTGCTGAAAGAACAGAATAACCGTTCTTAA
- a CDS encoding alternative ribosome-rescue factor A codes for MSRYQHTKGQIKDNAIEALLHDPLFRQRIEKNKKGKGSFLRKGKHGNRGNWEASGKKVNRFFTTGLLVSVNV; via the coding sequence ATGAGTCGTTATCAACATACGAAAGGGCAAATTAAGGACAACGCCATTGAGGCACTTTTGCATGACCCACTGTTCAGGCAGCGTATTGAGAAAAATAAGAAAGGGAAAGGTAGTTTTCTACGTAAGGGTAAACATGGCAATCGGGGTAACTGGGAGGCCAGTGGCAAGAAAGTGAATCGCTTTTTTACCACTGGCCTTCTTGTTTCAGTAAATGTTTAA
- the zntR gene encoding Zn(2+)-responsive transcriptional regulator has translation MYRIGELAKLAEVTPDTIRYYEKQQMMEHEVRTEGGFRLYTESDLQRLKFIRYARQLGFTLESIRELLSIRVDPEHHTCQESKGIVQERLKEVEARIAELQTMQRSLQRLNDACCGMAHSSVYCSILEALEQGASGAKSGC, from the coding sequence ATGTATCGTATTGGTGAATTAGCGAAACTGGCGGAAGTGACGCCCGATACCATCCGCTACTATGAAAAGCAGCAGATGATGGAGCATGAAGTACGTACCGAAGGTGGATTTCGCCTCTATACAGAAAGCGATCTTCAGCGTTTGAAGTTCATTCGTTATGCACGGCAGCTCGGTTTTACACTGGAGTCGATCCGTGAACTGCTGTCGATCCGGGTGGATCCCGAACATCATACCTGTCAGGAGTCAAAAGGGATCGTTCAGGAACGATTAAAAGAAGTCGAAGCGCGGATTGCGGAACTGCAGACGATGCAACGGTCATTACAGCGACTGAATGATGCATGCTGTGGCATGGCACACAGTAGCGTGTACTGTTCTATTCTCGAAGCGCTTGAGCAAGGTGCCAGTGGAGCAAAGTCGGGCTGTTGA